Genomic segment of Gloeocapsa sp. PCC 7428:
TACGTGGACTGGAGTCGTCGAAGATGATAACGCTACATGGTTGCGGTTTTATGACTCATCGGGACTCGTGTTGTTACCGGAAGAAGCTGAACGCCAACGCGCCGAAGCTGAACGTCAAAAATCTGAAAGACTTGCAGCAAGATTACGCGAATTGGGTGAAGATCCAGATATTTTATAGCAGAGGTCAGGGGTGAAAATCAGTACCTTCAATGTCCTAACTACCCCAACGAGACTGCTGATAAGCTTGGCGAATGAATTCACCGCTAGACAAACGAAGTCCACCTTCGTGGACTCAACGCATAAAACTCTTATCCTAGTACTTCGTTTCGATAGCCCCGACTTTAGTTGCAGGGCGTCTGCGATTCCTGTAGAAGATCTATTGTTGATAACAAAGCTGCATCAACTTGTTGTAGTAATGCTTCTGGTGTAGAGGAGTTATCTAAAACAATATCAGCGCGGGATGCTTTTTCTGCTAGTGACATTTGACTATTGATACGGGCTAGTGCTTGTTCGCGGGTGAGTTGATTGCGTTGCATCAATCTTGCAAGTTGCTGTTGTGGAGAACAAACCACAACCCAAATTTCTGTAACTAAATGAGTAAGACCTGCTTCAAATAATAACGGAATCACGCAGACGATTGTTTGATACGGTTGTTGCATTGCTTCAGCGAAGCGATCGCGGACATAAGGATGAATTTGTTGTTCTAACCAAGTTCGTTCTTCTGCGTTATTAAAAATAATATCTCCTAACTGCTTGCGATTCAGCGAACCATCTTTGAGGAATAGATCTGAACCGTAGCGCTGGGCGATCGCATCATAAACCGGAGAACCCATTGCAACCGCTTCTCGTGCATAAATATCTGCATCCAAGATTGGTAGATGGTGGTGCGTCGCTAAATAATGTGCAACGGTCGATTTTCCTGTCGCAATTCCACCTGTTAAACCAATAATACGACGGTGAGTCGTCATCGCTGTACCCACTGCACGATTGCTTGTGTAAGCCCTTCTAAAGTATATTCGGTAGCTTCAATATCGACTCGCCCAAATTGTTGCTGACACGCTTTAGAAGTGAGAGGTCCAATTGATGCAATACAAACAGAGTCTAAATTAGCACCGCCATGATTCGCTAACAACTGACAGAAATTTTGAACAGTTTTGGAACTTGCAAACGTAATCACATCAACGGCTTGCTGTTGTAAAGCTTTTAACGCATCTGGGGAAATCCTTTGCGGACAACGCGACTCATACGCGGCAACTTCGACAACGTCTGCACCTTTCATGGTAAACTCTTTGACTAAAACTTCTCTCCCGCCAGTTTCGACGCGTGGAAACAGGACTTTTTTTCCTTGTAAAGGTTCGGGAAAGTGTTCGACTAAAGAATCAGCAATAAAGTTAGGAGGAATAAAATCGGGCTGTAAACCTTGTTGTGCTAAGATTTGGGCAGTTTTTTCACCCACTACAGCAATTTTGACTCCTGCTAAAGCCCGCGCATCTTTACCTTGTATTGCTAATCTTGCGAAAAAGTACTCTACACCATTGGTGGAAGTAAGAATTAACCAATCAAAATCCGCGATATGAGCGATCGCCCGATCTAAGTCTTCCCAACTCGAAGGCGGACCAATTTCTAGCGCGGGCATTTCAATCACATTAGCACCCAGCATCGCCAAGCGATCGCGTGCATTGCTAGATTGTCCTGCTGATCGTGTCACAAGAATTGTTTTACCGTGCAGAGGTTGGTCAGGTAACATATCAAGAGCCGGAAATTCAATTTCTATCTTTGCATTTAACTGCTCTCGGAGCGCAACAACCTCACCAATAATCATCACAACCGGTGAAAGTGAAACACCTGCTGTGACTGTTTGAATATTTGCTAAGTCACTCGTCCAAGTTTGTTGTTTTTGAGTTCCAGCCCACTTAACAATCGCTATAGGAGTTTGCGGCGATCGCCCGTAGTGTAATAATTGCTGTACAACTGTTGATAATTGTTTCCCTCCCATTAGGATTACGAGGGTTTCTAACCGCGCTAGTGCTTCCCAATCGAGTTTTTCCGGTTCGTGCGCAGTAAAAACCGCGAAACAGCTACTTATAGTCGGATCGGTTAAAGGTATTCCTGCAAGTAAGGGGGCTGCTAAAGCTGAGGAAATTCCTGGGACAACTTCAAATCGACAGTTATTAGCCATTAAAGCATCAATTTCAGCCGCCGATCGCCCAAAAATGAATGGATCGCCAGATTTTAGTCGAACAACCTGTTTACCACGTTGACAATGTTCTACTAATAGGTGGTTAATTTCTGCTTGCGGTGTACTCGGTTTTCCGCCACGCTTTCCCACATCGAGTTTAAGACAGTTTTTTGGGACTAACTGTAATAGTTGGTCATCAACAAGCGCATCATAAATCAAAACTTCAGCTTGCGCTAAAAGTTGTAGCGCTTTTACCGTAAGATAGCCGACATTACCTAATCCTGCACCGACAAGATAAACTTTGCCTTGAGCATTCATAATGGCTGGTAATTGGTTTTTGGTAACTGGTAATCGGTCATCGGTCATTGATAGCTCTTAGTATTCCATTGGCTTTCATGCAACAAAAATGCTAATTGCTTCCCGATTAACACCAGTTGCTACAACGGGTAAACCCCCGCACCTTTCGCTTGGTTCCCTATTACCTGTTATTCAATCTTTTGCTGCTGATGAATTTCTTGGAGAAGTTGGGCGACGGTTTGGGCTTTTTGCCGATTGCGTTGGGCTTGAAGTAAGTTTTTAGCAGTTTCAAGAGAGGCGATCGCCTCTTCTAATTGATTCGATTTTAGCAACGCCATTCCTAAACGCAGATGCGCGTCAACATTTTTTGGTGCGCGGCTTGTTAGTTCTTGCCAAGTGGCGATCGCATCTTTTACGCGATCTTGCTGTAGTAGAGTATCTCCTAGCAACAACCGCGCTAAATCATTACTTGGGTGACGCGCAATTACTTGACGAAACGCGGCTTCGGCGGCGCTGTAATTTTTGTCTTGATAAAGTTTGACTCCCTGCTTGTAAATGTTGGAGGTAATGACTCCCTCACGGATAAAGAAAGCCAGGATCGTTAACCCAATTCCGACGACGGTAATTGCAAATACGGTAAGTTGAGGCGTGTCAGTCATTTGCAGAAAAGTAGCCTGTTTTTTTTAAGCTAGCAGACAAGCAGCAGGGAAAATTAGGTATTCCAGGAAAAAGAGTTTCCAAATAAATTGATAGAAACTCGCGATCGCACTTTTATCTTGTAAATCAACTTGTCTACTTCGCCACCACATCAACCCCAATAAAAGTAAATGAGTACTCATCAGAAATACAGTATTGACTTGAGGTAGCCACGCCGCCAGCAACATTCCCAAATAGCATACGGTAAGTACCCAAAGTGCCAAATCGAAGACGGTTTTTTGTCCTAGCTTGATCGTCAAAGTTGTGATTTGATATTGGCGATCGCCTTCGATATCTGGAATATCTTTAAAGATTGCGATCGCAAACGTAAACACTAGAATAAACGCTGTCAATACCCAAATAGCAGGAGGAATTGCGCGATCGCCCTGTAACACCCAACTAAAATGCAAAAACAGCCCCAAATTCACAATCGCACCCCGTACCGAGAAAATACACAACGCCGCCCAAAACGGAAACCGCTTCAAGCGAATTGGTGGTAAAGAATACGCAGTCCCAATCGCTAAACTAATCGCCACCATCCCGAATAAATATGGTCCCAACACCCACGCCAAGAGTAGCGCCAGCCCCCCTGTGACTGCGACAATAATCTGACCCATGCGTTGCGAAAACTCACCCGATGCGATCGGCAAATGTGGTTTGTTAATTTTGTCAATCGCCACATCTTCTAGCTGATTCAGTCCCACAATGTAAACATTGCCACATAGACAAGCAATCCAAGCCCCCAAAGGCGCGAGTAAATCGATACGATATGAGGAAGAAGCGATCGCATAAGTAATGAGATACACCCCCCACACGCTCAAACTCGTGCCAATAATCGTGTGCGGACGGGCAAACTTCCACAATGCATACAACCAGCCACGCCACCCTAATTGCTTTAACTCTTGCTCAAACACCTGACTCATCAACCAACCTCTGTACGGGCAAGGCAATGCCTTGCCCCTCTGATTTCAACCAACCTCTGATACAAACAAAGCAATGCCTTGCCCTTCTGATTCCCGATCGCTACGGGCAAGGCATTGCCATGCCCCGCTGACCACACAATAAACCAAACCGAATCAACCCGCGTTCATAACCGCGACTCATCAATCCCAAAGACAGCGCCGCCTGAATCGTACCCCATCCTGAAAACAGCAGCCCCAAAATCGCGCCAGGATTGAACGCGGAGTCAATCACAACATTCCAAAACGGCGCAACAGCTTTAGACCAATCTGCCGTGCGAATATCTTGTAAGCCAA
This window contains:
- the coaE gene encoding dephospho-CoA kinase (Dephospho-CoA kinase (CoaE) performs the final step in coenzyme A biosynthesis.); the encoded protein is MTTHRRIIGLTGGIATGKSTVAHYLATHHHLPILDADIYAREAVAMGSPVYDAIAQRYGSDLFLKDGSLNRKQLGDIIFNNAEERTWLEQQIHPYVRDRFAEAMQQPYQTIVCVIPLLFEAGLTHLVTEIWVVVCSPQQQLARLMQRNQLTREQALARINSQMSLAEKASRADIVLDNSSTPEALLQQVDAALLSTIDLLQESQTPCN
- a CDS encoding tetratricopeptide repeat protein, yielding MTDTPQLTVFAITVVGIGLTILAFFIREGVITSNIYKQGVKLYQDKNYSAAEAAFRQVIARHPSNDLARLLLGDTLLQQDRVKDAIATWQELTSRAPKNVDAHLRLGMALLKSNQLEEAIASLETAKNLLQAQRNRQKAQTVAQLLQEIHQQQKIE
- the cobA gene encoding uroporphyrinogen-III C-methyltransferase encodes the protein MTDDRLPVTKNQLPAIMNAQGKVYLVGAGLGNVGYLTVKALQLLAQAEVLIYDALVDDQLLQLVPKNCLKLDVGKRGGKPSTPQAEINHLLVEHCQRGKQVVRLKSGDPFIFGRSAAEIDALMANNCRFEVVPGISSALAAPLLAGIPLTDPTISSCFAVFTAHEPEKLDWEALARLETLVILMGGKQLSTVVQQLLHYGRSPQTPIAIVKWAGTQKQQTWTSDLANIQTVTAGVSLSPVVMIIGEVVALREQLNAKIEIEFPALDMLPDQPLHGKTILVTRSAGQSSNARDRLAMLGANVIEMPALEIGPPSSWEDLDRAIAHIADFDWLILTSTNGVEYFFARLAIQGKDARALAGVKIAVVGEKTAQILAQQGLQPDFIPPNFIADSLVEHFPEPLQGKKVLFPRVETGGREVLVKEFTMKGADVVEVAAYESRCPQRISPDALKALQQQAVDVITFASSKTVQNFCQLLANHGGANLDSVCIASIGPLTSKACQQQFGRVDIEATEYTLEGLTQAIVQWVQR
- a CDS encoding homogentisate phytyltransferase, which codes for MSQVFEQELKQLGWRGWLYALWKFARPHTIIGTSLSVWGVYLITYAIASSSYRIDLLAPLGAWIACLCGNVYIVGLNQLEDVAIDKINKPHLPIASGEFSQRMGQIIVAVTGGLALLLAWVLGPYLFGMVAISLAIGTAYSLPPIRLKRFPFWAALCIFSVRGAIVNLGLFLHFSWVLQGDRAIPPAIWVLTAFILVFTFAIAIFKDIPDIEGDRQYQITTLTIKLGQKTVFDLALWVLTVCYLGMLLAAWLPQVNTVFLMSTHLLLLGLMWWRSRQVDLQDKSAIASFYQFIWKLFFLEYLIFPAACLLA